The following nucleotide sequence is from bacterium.
ACCCGGCCGCCGTCCGGTCTTTCATCGAGGAGGTCGCCCGTGGCTGCTCCTGATCCGGTCGTCGCCGGGCGCTTCGGCCCCTACGGCGGCCGCTACGTGCCCGAGACCCTGATGCCCGGCCTGATCGAGCTGGAGGCCGCCTTCGCCGCGGCCTGGGCCGACCCGGCGTTCCGCTGCGAGCTGGACGCGCTGCGCCGCGACTACAGCGGCCGGCCGACTCCCTTGTTCCGGGCCCGCCGCTTCGGCGAGGTCCACGGCGGCGGCGCCGAGGTCTGGCTGAAGCGCGAGGACCTCAACCACACCGGCGCCCACAAGATCAACAACAGCCTCGGCCAGGCGCTGCTGGCGCGGCGCATGGGCAAGCGGCGCGTGGTGGCCGAGACCGGCGCCGGGCAGCACGGCGTGGCCACCGCCGCGGCCTGCGCGCTGCTGGGGCTGGAGTGCGTCGTGCACATGGGCGAGGTCGACATGGCGCGCCAGGCGCCCAACGTCGAGCGCATGCGCCTGCTCGGGGCGCGCGTGTCGCCGGTGGGCAGCGGCAGCCGCACGCTCAAGGACGCCACCAGCGAGGCGATCCGCGACTGGGTCGCCAACGTCGGGACCACCCACTACATCCTGGGTTCGACCGTGGGCCCGCATCCCTACCCGACGATCGTGCGCGAGCTGCAGTCGGTGATCGGGGACGAGGCGCGCGCGCAGTTCCTGGCCGCGACGGGCCGGCTGCCCGGGACGGTCGTGGCCTGTGTGGGCGGCGGCAGCAATGCGCTGGGCATCTTCAGCGGCTTCCTGGCGGATGCGGGCGTCGCACTGGTGGGCGTGGAGGCCGGCGGCTCGGCGGCGGGCCACTCGGCCGCGCTGGGGCGCGGCGCGCCCGGCATCCTGCACGGCACCTACTCCTACCTGCTGCAGGACGAGGACG
It contains:
- the trpB gene encoding tryptophan synthase subunit beta — protein: MAAPDPVVAGRFGPYGGRYVPETLMPGLIELEAAFAAAWADPAFRCELDALRRDYSGRPTPLFRARRFGEVHGGGAEVWLKREDLNHTGAHKINNSLGQALLARRMGKRRVVAETGAGQHGVATAAACALLGLECVVHMGEVDMARQAPNVERMRLLGARVSPVGSGSRTLKDATSEAIRDWVANVGTTHYILGSTVGPHPYPTIVRELQSVIGDEARAQFLAATGRLPGTVVACVGGGSNALGIFSGFLADAGVALVGVEAGGSAAGHSAALGRGAPGILHGTYSYLLQDEDGQVVEAHSVAAGLDYPGVGPQHGHLKDTGRAVYEEVDDREALAAFHALSRLEGIIPALESSHALAWVARRQARSPALTEPILVNLSGRGDKDLADRKLDPAGGNP